From the genome of Reinekea thalattae:
ATTACAAAGTTTAAGTATCTTGGAGAAAGATAAATGCTGTTGAAAAAGGTCATTGTATCTGGAGTTATTCTTGCCTCTTCTATTGTGGCCAATGCGGGCGGCGCTATTGATTTTTCTTTAGCGGATGATTCTATCCGTATCGAGCACGATGCTGTTTTGGTTGGTACCGGGGCTCACTTTACTACCGGCTATCTGTACAACGAAGCGAATTCCAGCTGGGGATTAACCGCTGGCTTTAATGCGGTCGATGCTTCGATGGCTAATCAGGACCTCATTGGCGGTGTTGGTTTTAAGGCAATTCTAATCTCTTCAGAAGTGGATGACTTTGCTTTAGCGACTGGCGTTGGCGGTTTTATTCGCTATCAGCCTTATGTCTTAAATGGCTTAGGTATTGAGGGCGATGCCTATGTTGCACCGAGCATTCTAAGTTTTGGTGAGCTTAACTATGTGCATGAATTATTGGCACGAGTAACCTATCAGGTGCTGCCTCAGGCTCGGATCTTTGTTGGTTATTACGATGTTCGTGGTAACTACAATGCGCGCAATAATGTCGAGATTGATTCGACTTTCCATGTCGGCTTTAGAATGGCGTACTAATCGTATTCGTAATTTACTGATTAGTAGCTGCCTAGTATTTGGCTAGCTAGTTAAAATCTAACTGGATTGTAGATGGCCCATC
Proteins encoded in this window:
- a CDS encoding YfaZ family outer membrane protein encodes the protein MLLKKVIVSGVILASSIVANAGGAIDFSLADDSIRIEHDAVLVGTGAHFTTGYLYNEANSSWGLTAGFNAVDASMANQDLIGGVGFKAILISSEVDDFALATGVGGFIRYQPYVLNGLGIEGDAYVAPSILSFGELNYVHELLARVTYQVLPQARIFVGYYDVRGNYNARNNVEIDSTFHVGFRMAY